CTCTCCGCGGTACGCGGCTCGTGGTTACCAGCTACGAGACGGACCGCGGCATCGATCTGGCCCCGCGCCAGGCGGTGGAGTACGCATGCCAGAACGGACATCGATTTGAGATGCCGTTCTCGGTTGAGGCAGAAATTCCGCCGGAGTGGGAGTGCAAGGCGTGCGGCGCCATGGCACTCCTGGTGGACGGGGACGGGCCCGAAGAGAAGAAGGGCAAGCCTGCGCGAACGCACTGGGACATGCTCATGGAGCGACGCACCCGCGAGGAGCTGGAGGAAGTGCTTGCCGAGAGGCTCGCGGTCCTTCGTTCCGGCGCCATGAACATTGCCGTGCATCCGCGGGACAGCCGCAAGTCCGCCTGACAACCGGACTGAGAACGAAGCCGAGGGCCCCCGCCAC
This region of Streptomyces sp. NBC_00513 genomic DNA includes:
- a CDS encoding RNA polymerase-binding protein RbpA, whose translation is MSERALRGTRLVVTSYETDRGIDLAPRQAVEYACQNGHRFEMPFSVEAEIPPEWECKACGAMALLVDGDGPEEKKGKPARTHWDMLMERRTREELEEVLAERLAVLRSGAMNIAVHPRDSRKSA